In Humulus lupulus chromosome 6, drHumLupu1.1, whole genome shotgun sequence, a single genomic region encodes these proteins:
- the LOC133782692 gene encoding splicing factor SF3a60 homolog, producing MSSTLLEVTRSAHEEVERLERLIVKELQTDPSSNKDRLFQSHRVHHMIDTITVTTEKLVDIYEDKDNARKDEIAALGGQTATGTNVFSAFYDRLKEIREYHRRHPAARVVDPNEDFEALLKEEPLIEFSGEEAFGRYLDLHELYNQYINSKFGDHIDYSTYLDVFSQPHKIPRKLKMTRQYREYIENLLEYLTYFFQRTEPLQDLDRIFSKLITEFEEQWENGLIEGWEGEGQGNGLIPDWHAVIDLDYYNSVEELMVVGPEKLKEALSALGLKTGGTVQQRAERLFLTKDTPLEKLDKKHFAKGSRVQEQNGVAAANSFKEIALMEAKINKLCELLEETIDRTRDNIVKKQALTYEEIEAEREEEDTQADTESDDDDQQIYNPLKLPMGWDGKPIPYWLYKLHGLGQEFKCEICGNYSYWGRRAFERHFKEWRHQHGMRCLGIPNTKNFNEITSIEEAKELWKRIQERQGVNKWRPDLEEEYEDKEGNIYNKKTYTDLQRQGLI from the exons ATGTCGTCGACCTTACTGGAAGTGACTAGGTCAGCTCATGAGGAGGTGGAGCGGCTCGAGCGCCTCATAGTGAAGGAACTCCAGACGGACCCATCGAGCAACAAGGACCGCTTGTTCCAGAGCCACCGGGTCCACCATATGATCGACACCATCACCGTCACAACTGAAAAACTC GTTGATATATATGAAGATAAGGATAATGCAAGGAAGGATGAGATTGCAGCTCTTGGGGGCCAAACCGCAACGGGAACCAATGTGTTTAGTGCATTTTATGATAGATTAAAAGAG ATTCGTGAATACCATAGAAGGCATCCAGCTGCACGCGTTGTTGATCCTAATGAGGATTTTGAAGCGCTTCTGAAGGAGGAACCATTAATTGAATTCAGTGGGGAG gaAGCTTTCGGACGATATCTTGATTTGCACGAATTATATAATCAGTATATTAATTCGAAATTTGGCGATCATATTGATTACTCTACTTACCTTGATGTTTTTTCACAACCTCATAAAATTCCACGCAAGCTGAAGATGACAAG GCAATACAGGGAATACATAGAGAATCTGCTGGAGTACTTAACATATTTTTTCCAGCGTACAGAGCCCTTGCAAGATCTTGATAGAATATTCTCGAAG CTTATAACAGAATTTGAAGAGCAATGGGAAAATGGTCTAATAGAAGGATGGGAGGGTGAAGGTCAAGGAAATGGACTTATACCGGATTGGCATGCTGTGATTGATCTTGATTATTATAACTCAGTTGAAGAGCTGATGGTAGTGGGTCCTGAAAAATTAAAAGAG GCATTGTCAGCATTAGGACTGAAGACAGGAGGTACAGTTCAGCAACGTGCTGAGAGACTTTTTCTAACAAAG GATACACCTCTTGAAAAGTTAGATAAGAAACATTTTGCAAAAGGTTCACGTGTTCAAGAGCAAAATGGGGTTGCTGCAGCTAATAGTTTTAAAGAAATTGCTCTGATGGAGGCAAAAATAAACAAACTTTGCGAGTTACTGGAAGAG ACAATTGATCGAACAAGAGACAATATTGTGAAGAAGCAGGCTCTGACCTATGAGGAAATTGAAGCAGAACGTGAAGAG GAAGATACACAGGCTGACACTGAAAGTGATGACGACGATCAGCAGATATATAATCCTCTCAAATTGCCAATGGGTTGGGATGGGAAGCCTATACCTTATTGGCTGTATAAACTTCATGGCCTTGGCCAG GAGTTCAAGTGTGAGATATGTGGGAACTACAGTTACTGGGGCCGTCGTGCCTTTGAGCGGCATTTCAAGGAATGGCGTCATCAACATGGGATGCGTTGCCTAGGCATACCAAACACCAAGAATTTCAATGAGATCACATCTATTGAG GAAGCAAAAGAACTATGGAAGAGGATACAAGAACGACAAGGAGTGAACAAGTGGCGACCAGATCTTGAAGAAGAGTATGAAGACAAAGAGGGTAACATCTACAACAAGAAGACATACACTGATCTTCAACGTCAGGGACTGATATGA